The segment TCATCCACGAAACGCCCCTTGGTGAAAGAACCGGAACTCGCGGAGCCAACCGGATTGTTTTCGATATCCCGAGGGACAGTCCTGACCACGGAATCCCGGTCTCGGACCTCCCTCTCGATTCGCCGCCGACGGTAAAAACTCCCAAGAATCCCGCCCTGTCTTTCCAAGTCCTGAACATCGTCCACGCCCCACCACCTTGTTTTCGCGACCACCCGCCATGAACTCATTGCCTACCACAGGCACACGGCCAGCCTGGGTTCCACGCGTGCGGCGTGACAGGCTCCGCTCCGCGACGCGCATTCTCCTTACCGTCCGCTTTTTCAAAACCCTATCCCATCGCCTCCCGATGTCCAAGACGGACATTCCCGGCCTCGCGCTCCCTGGCAAAACCCCGACCAAAAAAATGACCACCGGTCATAAATTTCTCTTGACGCATTTCTCGCAACAGGCGTAATGCTTTTCTCGCGATGAAAAACTTTACCTCCAGCAACAGCCTGTACTTTTTTTGGTACTTTTATTTTAGCAGAGCCTGTGGTCTGGGGGGACTGCTTTAGTCGCACACATCTGAAGCAAACCAACCAAAGGGCCGCAGGCGAACACGCCGGCGGCCCTTTTTTTGTATCCGCCGCCGGGAGCCGGGCCAAAATCAGGAGGACATCATGAACATGGGCAAAAGCGTTCGACTGGAACGAATCTTCAACCGCAACACGGGCCGCAGCATCATCGTGCCCCTGGATCACGGCACCACGGTCGGCCCCATCGCCGGGCTGGTGGACATGCGCGCCACCGTCGACAAAGTGGCCGAGGGCGGCGCCAATGCCGTGCTGATGCACAAAGGCCTGCCTCGCTGTTCCCACCGCGGCCACGGCCGTGACGTCGGGCTCATCATCCATCTTTCCGCCAGCACCACGCTCTCCCCCTTCCCCAACGCCAAAATTCTGGTTGGAACCGTGGAAGACGGGATCAAGCTCGGCGCCGACGCCGTGTCCGTGCATCTGAATCTCGGTGACGAATCCGAACGGGATATGCTCCGCGACATGGGGCAGGTCGCCTCCAAATGCA is part of the Deltaproteobacteria bacterium genome and harbors:
- a CDS encoding fructose-bisphosphate aldolase (catalyzes the reversible formation of fructose 1,6-bisphosphate from glycerone phosphate and D-glyceraldehyde 3-phosphate): MNMGKSVRLERIFNRNTGRSIIVPLDHGTTVGPIAGLVDMRATVDKVAEGGANAVLMHKGLPRCSHRGHGRDVGLIIHLSASTTLSPFPNAKILVGTVEDGIKLGADAVSVHLNLGDESERDMLRDMGQVASKCNEWGMPLLAMVYARGPKIKSEWDPATVAHCARLAEELGADVIKVVYTGDPESFATVTESCCVPVVIAGGPRMDSPREILQMAHDSIAAGGAGLSMGRNIFQADDPTRLVQALHAVVHMEYSVDQALALLEEPKI